One part of the Bdellovibrio sp. KM01 genome encodes these proteins:
- the flhF gene encoding flagellar biosynthesis protein FlhF: MQVKKFEARTMKEALEMVKTQLGPDAIILSARDNNKSFGLVGEGSVEITAAVSEETLQKKKFAESKLREQDRQRFQASTARQQKELITKMVEKHVQKSQPPAQITQRRYIDIEDENEYARQQKMSEERVKNAAQRALHAFQEQEQNFAPKKAAVPLKPAAAPAPAKPAGESPEVIALKSEIANLRQVITQFQQMPQSFVGAHPGADFGISYDLSSIFEKLTRSGMAPEIAADILTQTQETLPPLKIKNKALVEAFVARRVLDAIKIAQNPTAGKIHCFVGPAGSGKTSALIKMASHMVVRERKKVAIFTTDTFKVGAADQMKIYAQILNVPFSVIRNQNDWHNLMRYLANVDCVLVDFAGLSLKNNEEINLLRSILPPQALNANIHLTMSSNTKDADAIELGRRYSVLGYKDVVFTSLDESTQHGTIYNFMKRFDIPLHSFGIGSRVPEDFEFATKERLLDLIFNITKFKQQDSEAV; this comes from the coding sequence ATGCAGGTTAAGAAATTTGAAGCACGTACGATGAAGGAAGCTCTGGAGATGGTTAAGACCCAGCTGGGTCCTGATGCCATCATCCTCTCTGCCCGCGACAACAACAAAAGCTTCGGCTTGGTCGGTGAAGGAAGCGTGGAAATCACAGCCGCCGTCTCCGAAGAAACTTTGCAAAAAAAGAAATTTGCAGAATCTAAATTGCGTGAGCAAGATCGCCAAAGATTTCAGGCTAGCACCGCACGTCAGCAAAAAGAGCTGATCACCAAAATGGTGGAAAAGCATGTGCAAAAAAGCCAGCCACCTGCGCAAATAACGCAACGTCGTTACATCGATATCGAAGATGAAAATGAATACGCTCGTCAGCAGAAAATGTCTGAGGAAAGAGTTAAGAATGCGGCTCAACGCGCTTTGCATGCTTTCCAGGAACAAGAACAAAACTTTGCACCTAAAAAAGCGGCTGTACCCCTAAAACCGGCTGCGGCTCCGGCCCCAGCTAAACCAGCAGGTGAGTCACCAGAAGTTATCGCTTTGAAAAGCGAGATCGCAAACTTGCGTCAAGTGATCACTCAGTTCCAACAAATGCCACAATCCTTCGTGGGGGCTCATCCGGGAGCAGATTTTGGTATTTCTTACGATTTAAGTTCTATTTTTGAAAAACTGACTCGCTCAGGAATGGCACCAGAGATCGCGGCTGATATCTTGACTCAGACTCAAGAAACATTGCCACCTTTGAAAATAAAAAACAAAGCTTTGGTAGAAGCGTTTGTTGCTCGTCGTGTTTTGGACGCTATTAAGATCGCGCAAAACCCAACAGCGGGAAAAATTCACTGCTTCGTGGGTCCGGCAGGCAGCGGTAAAACTTCAGCATTGATTAAAATGGCGAGCCATATGGTGGTTCGTGAGCGCAAGAAAGTTGCGATCTTCACAACAGATACATTCAAAGTGGGTGCGGCTGATCAAATGAAGATCTATGCGCAAATCCTGAATGTTCCGTTCTCTGTGATTCGCAATCAAAACGACTGGCACAATCTAATGCGCTATTTGGCGAATGTTGATTGCGTGTTGGTGGACTTTGCGGGGCTAAGCCTTAAAAACAATGAAGAGATCAATCTTTTGCGCAGCATTTTGCCACCGCAAGCATTGAACGCGAACATTCATCTGACGATGTCGTCGAATACGAAAGACGCCGATGCGATTGAATTGGGCCGTCGCTATTCGGTGTTGGGTTATAAAGACGTGGTATTCACATCTTTGGATGAATCCACTCAGCACGGTACGATTTACAATTTCATGAAGCGTTTTGATATCCCACTTCACTCTTTCGGTATTGGCTCGCGCGTTCCAGAAGACTTTGAATTCGCGACGAAAGAGCGTTTGTTGGATCTTATTTTCAATATCACTAAATTCAAACAACAGGATTCTGAAGCTGTATGA
- a CDS encoding MinD/ParA family protein, whose protein sequence is MSRLNTFDLYRTRTISITSGKGGVGKTTLVANLALSLAQKGKKVLILDGDLGMANVDIMFGAKCQGSIHDIIAGRKEMKDILLEVSKDVFLIPGGSGIVEFNNLNHFERRAMVEAISSLPMGFDYLLIDTAPGIAENVLFLNSAAQSVSVVITPDPSSFADAYALIKVLNKQYKVNHFSIVCNQVRDEEEGMNLYKRFNDVVNRFLYIGLDYWGSVPNDAVLRKATQMQRLIVRHDVGAESSKAIRQISAQIEKSSKLIEANGGMQMFWDQVVGFA, encoded by the coding sequence ATGAGCCGATTAAATACTTTTGATTTATACCGCACAAGAACGATCAGCATCACTTCTGGTAAGGGTGGTGTTGGCAAGACGACTTTGGTGGCCAATCTTGCTTTGAGCCTCGCTCAAAAAGGTAAGAAGGTTTTGATTCTGGATGGGGACCTGGGGATGGCGAACGTGGATATCATGTTCGGCGCCAAATGTCAGGGCAGCATTCACGATATCATCGCCGGTCGCAAAGAGATGAAAGACATTCTTTTGGAAGTTTCTAAGGATGTCTTTTTGATTCCTGGTGGCAGCGGAATCGTAGAGTTTAATAACCTGAATCATTTTGAAAGACGTGCGATGGTGGAAGCCATCAGTTCGTTGCCGATGGGCTTTGACTATCTGTTAATTGATACCGCTCCTGGTATCGCAGAGAACGTTTTGTTCCTTAATTCTGCAGCTCAGTCGGTAAGTGTGGTGATCACACCAGACCCGTCCAGCTTTGCAGATGCTTATGCACTTATTAAAGTTTTGAACAAACAGTACAAAGTAAATCACTTCTCAATCGTGTGCAATCAGGTGCGCGATGAAGAAGAAGGGATGAATCTATACAAGCGCTTCAACGATGTCGTGAACCGCTTCCTATACATTGGTCTTGATTACTGGGGCTCAGTTCCAAACGATGCGGTGCTGAGAAAAGCAACACAAATGCAACGTCTCATTGTGAGACACGATGTGGGTGCGGAATCTTCCAAGGCAATTCGTCAAATTTCTGCGCAGATCGAAAAATCCTCCAAGCTAATTGAAGCTAATGGCGGAATGCAGATGTTCTGGGATCAAGTGGTGGGTTTCGCTTAA